Proteins encoded by one window of Chloroflexota bacterium:
- a CDS encoding NADH/ubiquinone/plastoquinone (complex I): MPILIPAPLLLAALLVPLVALWRPRFAFPLTLAAAAGSTSAAALALAHTVDGASLSYALGGWSPPLGIEYRVDRIGAFVVLVTLSVALVVLIAVRRVALAEFSDRLGPFYGLVLLMLAGVTGMVVTFDLFNLFVFIEISSVASYALVFMGGPRGMVAGFRYLLIGSIGGGFYLLGVGFIYFATGSVNMGDVATLLPGLEGSRAVLAGAVFIFVGLALKMALFPLHLWLPDAYAYAPSSVNSMIAPVMTKAAAFAMLRMFLSVFPPGYLTDDVPIAGALMVMGLLGMVIGSALAVAQRDFRRMLAFSSIGQLGIIGVGIGLATPLGAAAALLHIMNHAVMKACLFVVAAAVRFRTGRTDIAGMAGLGR; encoded by the coding sequence GTGCCCATCCTCATTCCGGCTCCGCTCCTTCTTGCCGCTCTCCTTGTGCCTCTGGTGGCCCTCTGGCGGCCTAGGTTCGCCTTCCCCTTGACGCTGGCGGCGGCCGCAGGCTCTACCAGCGCCGCTGCCCTGGCATTGGCCCATACCGTTGATGGAGCCTCCCTCAGCTACGCCCTTGGCGGCTGGTCGCCGCCCCTGGGGATCGAATATCGCGTTGACCGCATCGGCGCCTTCGTCGTCCTTGTCACGCTGAGCGTCGCCCTGGTTGTTCTCATCGCCGTCCGTAGGGTCGCTCTCGCGGAATTCTCCGATCGCCTCGGCCCCTTCTACGGCCTGGTGCTGCTGATGCTGGCGGGCGTCACCGGCATGGTGGTTACCTTCGACCTCTTCAACCTCTTCGTCTTCATAGAGATCAGCTCCGTCGCCTCCTACGCTCTGGTATTCATGGGCGGCCCTAGGGGGATGGTCGCCGGTTTTCGTTACCTCCTGATCGGGAGCATAGGCGGCGGCTTCTATCTCCTTGGCGTCGGCTTCATCTACTTTGCCACCGGCTCCGTCAACATGGGGGATGTGGCCACTCTCCTTCCCGGGCTGGAGGGATCCCGGGCCGTGCTTGCCGGGGCGGTTTTCATCTTTGTGGGCCTTGCCTTGAAGATGGCGCTCTTCCCGCTGCATCTCTGGTTGCCGGACGCCTATGCCTATGCCCCCTCCTCCGTAAACAGCATGATTGCGCCCGTCATGACAAAGGCGGCCGCCTTTGCCATGCTTCGGATGTTCCTCAGCGTCTTCCCGCCCGGTTATTTGACGGATGACGTCCCTATTGCCGGCGCGCTCATGGTCATGGGCCTGCTTGGGATGGTCATCGGCTCTGCCCTGGCTGTCGCCCAGCGTGATTTCCGCAGGATGCTCGCCTTCAGCAGTATCGGGCAGCTTGGCATCATCGGGGTCGGCATCGGTTTGGCCACGCCTCTGGGGGCGGCGGCGGCCCTCCTTCACATCATGAACCATGCGGTTATGAAGGCCTGCCTCTTTGTGGTCGCCGCCGCCGTCCGTTTTCGCACAGGCCGCACGGACATAGCGGGCATGGCCGGCCTTGGCCGTG
- a CDS encoding sodium:proton antiporter — MIRPFESSILRYLLRALVPAILLFGLYVIAHGEVSPGGGFQGGAIMGAGIVLARLTLERRRWAVVLSTKSALVIALIGGLITFGVGVVPLLAGANFLDYSALPLPADDGKVLPHFTLRSVGIFLFELGVAMMVMSVMVVIFDHLADYTDDR, encoded by the coding sequence ATGATTAGACCCTTTGAAAGCAGCATCCTGCGGTACCTCCTTCGGGCGCTGGTTCCGGCCATCCTCCTTTTCGGCCTGTATGTGATCGCCCATGGAGAGGTCAGTCCAGGCGGCGGCTTTCAGGGAGGGGCCATCATGGGCGCAGGCATCGTGCTGGCCCGCCTCACGCTGGAGCGCCGCCGGTGGGCCGTCGTCCTCAGCACCAAGTCCGCCCTGGTGATCGCTCTTATCGGCGGATTGATCACCTTCGGCGTGGGCGTGGTGCCATTGCTGGCAGGCGCCAACTTTCTGGACTATAGCGCTCTACCCCTGCCGGCCGATGATGGGAAGGTTCTGCCGCATTTCACCCTGCGCTCTGTGGGTATCTTTCTCTTCGAGCTCGGCGTCGCCATGATGGTCATGTCCGTCATGGTTGTCATCTTTGACCATTTGGCGGACTACACCGATGATCGCTGA
- a CDS encoding NADH-quinone oxidoreductase subunit J: MIAEIAARFPFWATAILLVIGLYGMIGKRSLVKKVIGLNIFQSAVILFFISQALKADATIPILEESPGPIDPDRYINPLPHVFMLTAIVVSAAITGVSLAFLVVMHRRFRTLDEAEILKEVGQ; encoded by the coding sequence ATGATCGCTGAAATCGCCGCCCGCTTCCCCTTCTGGGCAACCGCTATCCTGCTCGTCATCGGCTTGTACGGCATGATCGGCAAGCGCAGCCTGGTGAAAAAGGTCATCGGGTTGAATATCTTCCAGTCCGCCGTCATCCTCTTCTTCATCAGCCAGGCCCTCAAGGCTGACGCTACCATCCCGATCCTTGAGGAATCCCCCGGCCCTATTGACCCGGATCGGTATATCAACCCCTTGCCGCACGTCTTCATGCTCACCGCTATTGTGGTGAGCGCCGCCATCACCGGAGTATCCCTGGCCTTTCTGGTGGTTATGCACCGGAGGTTTCGCACCTTGGATGAGGCCGAGATACTCAAGGAGGTGGGTCAGTAG